TACAGCCAAAGTCGAAGCCTGAAGCCATTGCCCAAGGCTTCTACCcattgcatggtccgaggaccgaagcctgagaatgctgacccatcatccatgttatggtgtcgcgaagacaatctgttcaagcgcaactattaGTTTGCTAAGGAGTCAGCTACAAAGAATAAGACGGAGCTaggactcaacttcaaccctggtccatctgctccaagggctgatggcacgcGCGATGCCAATCCAAATGTCACCGGCCCCTTCGACAACTTCGATGGCCTCCTCTCTCATGTCGCTGCTCAGAGGGCTACGATGAATCAATCTACTAATGACGCAGATTCTGAAGATGCGCCAGCACCACCGAAGCAGATGAAGAAGTCAAAAGCTTCGAAGCCCTCTGCCACACCCAAAGCTTCGACTGTGAAGCCATTgactactgcacctcctgaagccagtgtgcagtccgaagatttgtctcgtgtctccaagaaggacGAGAAGTCCAagaaaaccaagaagcccaagaagatttctgggcatcAACTGACTCTTGCTGCCGTTCTGCGCAACaaggaagacaccattgatctgtctagtgatgaagatcttggcgatgatgtacttgagcagctgatcaagagcaagcaagaggcggagatcttcaatgatctgcccctctttgatgttgacattctgaacaacttcatcgatgagtggttcggTGACCATAGCATTggtattgatgatcttcagctgcctgtggacatcagtgtcaccttccacggagccattgccaaTGAATTGGTCGTGGCTCAGAAAATCATCGAGCTgaaaaacaagattgattatgagaaggcacaTTTCAAGAAGAacgtggccaagctcagcgtggcagatgttcaaatcttcaagaagatgatgcatgatctcaaagaagagtttcacaagaagagggaagaagccaaaggctcacgaTAGTGTATGAAGTACTTCGCAGATAAATGTGTTCAAGCCCACAATGAAGATGAAAAGCACAAAGCTCTTAGGtgtcctggcatcgatcccaggatggctgccaagtaAAAGAAGAAGTCTGTTATAGCCCAaactgaagcatcaaggcaggaagaacctcgcattgtcttccctgtcagcatgacaggctcgaagcataaggtcacctcagcagcttcagagctgaAAAAGACAAGgacagctgaagccgaagccaggaaacACAAGCACAAGGATGCGTCTGATGATGCCCCATCCAAGAAGAAAttaaagacaaagtcttcaaagaaagagcgtgctgcGGCCTCTGAGCCCctcattgttgaacccatttctgtTGCTCTTCCCGCCTCCACCAACCAAGAGAGTCGCCTTgtgattcatgagcctgcttccacagaggctcctgaaaatgaagaagttccagctgttgaccccatcacagctgaagacattggtcatgatgacaatgttgaagatgatgtagtccttcctcaactcgagcCCCAGTCGGTATCATTGCCTGCTCCCACGAGCAGTGAACTTATcaacattggtcgtccattgacgccaattgctcaggatgactcatgggccgaGCGCCCTCAGCAAGACACTCCCGTCCTTGATGAGACACCcagaactccaccacctcaagtcaccactccggtgcttgacgacggcaactacatggtgcagaccactcctTCACCAAAGGCGTAGcccgcatttcgcaggcttcgcaaaggctcCAGGCCataggtcaccatgtcgagcattccggaaggggaagtgcaacaaagctcagtagcacgtcaagtgtttcatgaagccacccctactgtgaatgtctctgagtctgaagccaaagatgtcgaagacatttcggctgcatcagccaatgaagaTAAATGAagaaacaagagaagaagaaagagttgccacaccccctgctaCTGATTAGCCCCTTCGcgaggagaatgtgattgtgcccGGCCCTCCTGTTATTGAACAACGAAGGTTGAAAACACTAAGGCTGCCACaaacaacaccactgaagccaatgacactatcatgggtgaagacaatgtggagcctgaagccaacGTGGAAGCTGAAGCCACTGTTCCACCTCCAAGGCATCACACCATTGAACAGGCCTATGATCATGGTCAGCTTACCACAGTTAGATGGCCTATTATGGTTCCTCCCACTGCTCCTGGGccacaatatgattatcatgtgtagcagaggccacaagttcagaagcccaagccacgactgccaaggcttccaggtgtTGCAACTACTCCAAGTTCTTTCAATGTGCACAGCTTCAGAGCGcataacaccttctttgacagtgacaagaatctatactcgaagccaaagatctcttccGATTGATTCTGGAGCCATCCTCAGCGCaactattactcctgcattctatacaatcaagaacaaatctttccacacatgcgtcttgattgtgaagctattgctgggctgccctgtcttgaagaagcacttgattgcttcaGGGATGTTGGTCTTCTACCATTTGTGACAGacgaagagcactggaatgaagatcttctgctgcagttctatgctacaGTTCACATTCGTGGTTACAACAGGGAtctgaagacatggatccttgagtggatgtcaggtgATGTACACCACGAAGCCAAAGCTCGTGACATTATCGAGCTTACTTCTCTGCCCACTCCAAGTGAGTTCTACAAGCCTGGTTTCCAGCATCATCGAGATGAACTGCAGAGTATCTTCCAGTGGCTCGAGCCAAATATGAGtgagatgctcagtatgatgaagtcACTACCTCCCGATGCTGAATACCCCAAAGAGTTCTTCGTgcaggacctcgagtacttgccacaCACAGTTTAtcatattctgaggcgtactctctggccaatcaagggacactcttctgaagccaaacttgaaggagccatgaagactttggtattttatatcatcaatggcatcagattcaataccCAGGATTTCTTCCTCAAACAACTcgctgcatctgggattgatctgtttggcttgaagttttatgctccatagGTGATGCGCCTGATCAACCATCTTGtttttctgcctgaggttgatatgtccattgaagccacCTACCCCGAGCCTACCAAGAAGCCTCTACATCTTCAGAATGCCGAacaccaaagcttctcacaaccaaTGGAGGGAATTCTTGTCCCCAATACTGCGACCCTACTTATCATCTGGCTGGGAATATGATAGTGCCACATCGTGCCAACACCGAAGCCACTGCAAGTACggttgcccaaaggcctcggaagcgatctcgagtactcaatgaccgagagcttcttgggGCCTTGCATCAGAagtaggataagcatcatgactcgGTAAAGCATCAGATGCAGAGTgccttggtggatgtcaatcgcattcgaaacttggccaccaagaactcgtttgttgcccatgaagcctgtcggcggtcctggaagagtctcacactgctttgtcctgaagacgatcttcgcgaagatggcttcactgaggacttcaagtttgattccaggcctccacAAAATGCAAGCTGGCATCGCACTCCCTTAATTGAAGATTCTGAGCGTTCATCTTTGGTTGCAActattgttgcgagagtcgtcgatgaagaagacgacgtcaCTTCACCAACAATGGCTGCACTGCATCTCGACACTGCATCAGGCCCGTcggcaccaccaaactccaatgtTGACCCTGCTCCTTCATCTACTTATGATGGGAACAcatagatactctatgtcttcaaacctttttggtcagtactgacaaaagggggagaagcttatgagttgatagtcttcaagcgggtccgtattgggtggttgcattatttttgctaagtctttacaactctcgtcttttgaaacatttggttatttgagttgtaacacttaaactcgatggtcgtctgctactttttctgctatattgtgatgcgatgataaattccgcatgaagccattccgcagacgtccatttttcattatgcatgtcattatcttcgttatctctttatatgcatgatgaattgtcttcgtaAGTTGAAGAGAATCTCCACAAAGTataacctaccatgtgcatttgcattcaaaagcaaactacttatatgcacatcttcagggggagcctttgctacttatgaagacaatgccttaattcttaaactttcacatacttttatccccgttgaaaacttcaaccggtttgtcatcaatcaccaaaaagggggagattgtaagtgcatctagtgccacccttagttggttttggagtattgacgacaaatttgattgagggactaatgtgtttgtgagaattgcaggataacacaggcagtagtcccatattgatacagtttacctaccagagatgacccctaaaaatgtgtgaagacattgaagacaatagtggtatgtgaagatattcacagtgaagattatgacatgagaagacattcacatgaagactatggagtgcgaagacatagttgtttcgtagtttcctttccatctttgttgagtcataggaaccaccgtactgttaagtggggtccaagtgaacaaagtcagagtgactaaagtgatgttcaaccaaatcctatgtcttcgagcgaagacaatgggagcaaatcttatccatagctggatgagtcagctttatttgtagcccaagtcaagctgtcgcgtgtgtttgaaatctgaccgttggacacgtgtcaattccttagtgacccagggtcatttcggacaaatcaggtcgggttacctcctggctataaatagcccatcccctacaccataaattggtggctgctcagagttagtgcacggcttttctcgtttgagagcaacccacctccgaagcatttgagagagagatccttgcaaggataaagcccaAAACACCGAGAGCCAaaaagtgttaggcatcactgaagtctttctgtccgcgtgatctgaagacttgttacattTGAAGACTGTGAATCCtcgagccggttaggcgtcgcgttctgagcatccaagagtcattatggcgGTTAGCCGGCGGCGGCTAGGTCTAGGAACTtgctgcgatagataccatgtaaaAGACTAGAATAGGCTATGCAACACAATTGCATTGATCGGTGCACCACATACGTATATATGATATACAAAGGGGGGCACAACCTTAATTATAAAGATAAACTAGAAGGTGAACCCAAGATATAATATACACGTACAATATATTTAACGCTCGatactcctccttccttctcccatgAACGAATCCATACAGACTTGGGCTCTCGTAACTTCTTTAAAAACGAACCGAAAGTACATCGTGAAACATTAACGAAAGAAGAGAAAACgatgggagcaactagttaacgagcgctccttcagaAGCCTCGTAATGATCAGCGTcacttgacgcgctctcagccattcgccacgtgtcacgctctggacgctccctctggattttatttttttatttttccgcacgcttTGGTTTTCTAAATGTTTTTTTCTGGGTtgtttcgacgttttggttttctccCAGTCTTCCTTAATTTTCCgatcaaaaaaatttgaaaaacaaattTTGCATGAAAAAACGCttttttcctttcgcgaaagtcacggtttttttctacgagaggcacggttgtgctttagcgagagtcacggccgtgccttttggaaacgaaaaaaaacgcattttctgttttttttcgcgAGTCACGATTTTGTTTTCGCGagaagcacggttgtgctttcgcgagagtcacggccgtgccgctcgatgctacctcttgagcactacgttggtttttccttaaagagaaaagggtgatacagtagagcagcgtaagtattcctctcagtttttgagaaccaaggtatcaatccagtaggaggccacgcacgagtccctcgcacctacacaaacaaatacactcctcgcaaccaacacgataaaggggttgtcaatcccttcacggtcacctacgagagtgagatctgatacatatgataagatactatttttggtatttttatgatagagagaaataaagatgcaagtaaaataaatagcaaaggaaataactaagtattggaaaattaatatgatggaaaatagacccggggggcataggtttcactagaggcttctctggagagcataagtattatggtgggtgaacaaattacagttgagcaattgacagaattgagcatagttatgagaatatctaggtatgatcatatatataggcatcacgtccgagacaagtagaccgactcctgcctacatctactactattactccacacatcgaccgctatccagcatgcatctagagtattaagttcaaaagaacagagtaacactttaagcaagatgatatgatgtagagggataaactcatgcaatatgatataaaccccatcttgttatcctcgatggcaacaatacaatacgtgccttgctgcccctactgtcactgggaaatgacaccgcaagattgaacccaaagctaagcacttctctcattgcaagaaagatcaatctagtaggccaaaccaaactgataattcgaagagacttgcaaagataaccaatcatacataaaagaattcagagaagactcaaatattattcatagataaacttgatcataaacccacaattcattgatctcaacaaacacaccgcaaaagaagattacatcaaatatatctccacaacagagggggagaactttgtattgagatccaaaaagagagaagaagtcatctagctaataactatggactcataggtctgaagtaaactactcacacttcatcggagaggctatggtgttgatgtagaagccctccgtgatcgataccccctctgacggagctccggataaggccccaagatgggatctcgtggatacagaaagttacggcggggaattagggttttggctccgtatctggtagttttggggtacataggtatatataggaggaaggagtacatcggtggagcaacatgggccccacgagggtggagggcgcgtctggggggagttaggcgcaccccctacctcgtgccttcctcgttgattgcttgacgtagggtccaagtcctctggatcatgttcgtttcaaaaatcacgtttccgaaggtttcattccgtttggactcagtttgatattctttttctgcgaaaccctaaaataggcaaaaacagcaattctgggttgggcctccagttaataggttagtcctaaaataatataaaagtgtacaataaagcccaataatgtccaaaacatgatataatatagcatgaaacaataaaaaaattatagatacgttggagacgtatcactcgaaaagggaaaaacaaaatgcgttttctgtttcttttttctttcgcgagagtcatggttttgcttccgcgagaggcacggttgttatttcgcgagagtcacgaccgcgcctctcggaaaggaaaaaaatacgtgttttctgtttttcttctttcgcgagagtcacagttttgtttccgcgagagtcacggttgtgctttcgcgagagtcacggccgtgcctttcggaaaggaaaaacaaaacatgtttttatttttttttctttcgcgagaggcacggttgtgttttcgcgagagttacgaccgtgcctctcagaaaggtgaaaaatacgcgttttttgttattttttctttcgcgagagtcacggttttgcttctgcgagagacacggttgtgctttcacgagagtcacggccatgcctctcggaaacgaaaaaaacgtatttttctgttttttccctttcacgagagtcacgattttgcttccaagaggcacaagtgtaatttcgcgagaggcacgggcgtgcctcttttgaAAACGAAAAAAAATCAAGCTTTCGGTTTagttttttcgtctggtttttttcgttttttttttcgtaaaaaaaagtttgtcaaaacctattaacatgaAATCTAGTTTTGAATATTTCAACGCGAGGAATCTAATGATGAAAACAGTTTGAGATTTGGACACACGATTTtaaaaataaaatattttaaataaatgAATCTAAAAAAGGAAAACTCTCAAGTTGCAACAAATGACCTGTTATATGTGCGCCACTTATCGCGACCTGGAAAGTGAAGTGTTTTTACAAGTACTCGATTTCACAAAACGATTCGCGAACACAGTCGTAGAAACAGTCGAACCATGGGCCGTCCTAGAAACAGGAATCCAGTTAGGAGTTCCCATCTAAGAGGCCCAGTTTTTTTACAGACCCGACACATGACGAAACAATGGGCCCATTTACCACATTGCACCGCATCCGCACAAAGGCCCATGCGACCGTTCAGTCCAGCCCAAACTTCTACCGCGAAACCCTAGTGCTCGGCACGAACCACCTATAAATTCCCATCCCACCGCGCCTCCCCAAAGCCTAGAAGCCCCCTGCCTCCTGCGCCTCCACTTCCATCGCCTCCCCAAGGTaagagccgccgccgcccttcgttCCCACCTTGCCGCCGCACcccttcttcccccccccccccccctgacgctgCATCGTGTCTTTACTCTTGCAGATCGCAGATCCGCTCCGGTGAGAATCCGTCGCCATGTCTTCCAGCGAGGTCGCCTGCACCCTTGCCGCCCTCATCCTCCACGATGACGGGATCCCCATCACTGTAAGTTGTTTGTCTTGGTTCCTTCTCTTTGCGCGATTCCTGGTCTGTTTCGTTGTCTGAGTGTTGTTGCTTGGCCCAACGCAGTCCGAGAAGATCGCGACGGTGGTGAAGGCTGCCGGAATCAAGGTTGAGGCCTACTGGCCCGCGCTCTTCGCCAAGCTCCTGGAGAAGAGGAGCGTCGATGACCTCATCCTTTCTGTCGGATCTGGTAAATCTCTCCCGCTCTCACTGTGTTATAATCCTCTGTAGTTTGTCCGAGGCTTTGATTCACCTGGCCCGTTGTCTACTTTGCAGTAGACATATCATATTTATGTAACGTACTTTGATCTGCTGCTTGGTTAGTCTGTGCAAGTAGAGAATCCATCGCTTCACTTCATGTTAGACGACTTATTATTAAATTGAAGGATGCTCTTCTAGTAGATGTACCTCTTAGCTGTTATGTTTTCTGAATTTAATTTCATGTGTAAATTTGTAGCCATCCCTGTTTGACCAATCTTCTGCATTGTAATAGCAGAAACCGAGTATGCTACTCTTGATGTTTGTAATTTACCATGAGCAGCAACAGCAGTCGTTCTATGCTTTACGtttttctttacttttaatcttgtCAATGTAGTAAtgtattttatttgtttataggtggagGTGGTgctccagctgctgctgctgctgccccggctgctggtggtgctgctgccgctgaagagaagaaggaagaaaagaaagaagaggccAAGGAAGAGAGCGATGATGACATGGGCTTCAGCTTGTTCGACTAAGCTGTTCAATTCCAGTTCTCCTGTGGGTTCTTCTATGCGAAAGACTTGTCTTATGTGCTTTTAGGTCGAATTTTGAAGATTTATTATGTTATGCTGTTTGAGACTAAGTATCTGTGCAATGAGTACTGCAAAACCTCCTTGGGATGGTCTTGTTAGAATGAAAATGGTTCTACATTATGTTTATTGATCTTTTGGTGcatgttttcctttttctggtcaGTTACTGATTATGTTGTCACCAGTTTTCTATGCTCTGTGCTTGGATGACTGCCTGTAGCTTTTTTGAAATTGTGTCTCGTTGATTAATTATGGTGTTGCAGCTGATTTGGTGGGGTGCACGTAGCTGCTCGTATTATGTGTGCCGATGGGTTTGTGTATTTCTGCTaaacatatatactccctcctttcatctatataggggcctaatgcgtttttcaagatcGCGTtttactattgacaagattaatactaCATGACATGAAAAACATATTAGGCCCTGACATGAAAAACATATTAGGCCCTGTACAGATGAAAGGAGGGAGTAATCTGTTTCTAATGGAAAGGTACTTCTTGCATGATAATTTGGCAGCTTGTTGTGCAACAAGCGCATACTTGAATATAACAGCAGGAGTTTGACAGTACAGTACATCTACCAATACTAGTTTTTCCAAAGAAAAATTTAGGCAGTTCTGTAGAAATTTGGCTAATTAGTTCCATGG
The sequence above is drawn from the Triticum aestivum cultivar Chinese Spring chromosome 7A, IWGSC CS RefSeq v2.1, whole genome shotgun sequence genome and encodes:
- the LOC606341 gene encoding 60S acidic ribosomal protein P1; its protein translation is MSSSEVACTLAALILHDDGIPITSEKIATVVKAAGIKVEAYWPALFAKLLEKRSVDDLILSVGSGGGGAPAAAAAAPAAGGAAAAEEKKEEKKEEAKEESDDDMGFSLFD